Part of the Pseudobdellovibrionaceae bacterium genome is shown below.
TGTGGCGCGAGACTCATTGGGTGTATTCAATTGGATATGCCAAGATTCAGGCACGGTGACATTTTACTCTACCGGGTTAAGGTTGGCTAAGGGCTTGCGAGACCTGCTTGACGGGGATGGGTGGTTTGAAAACCATTTGATCGTAGGGCAGCCCGGTCAAGATGAATTTGCCACACTAATGAGTTCCTCTTGGTGGACAAATCCTATAGAGCCGTTACCTCCGGGTTCGGGGGCGCTGTCAACGCCTGGTACGATTTATTATTTGGCCGCTGATAGAACCGATGACACCCATGAACTCGCTGATGGTGTTGCCGTAGTCACTGCACCCGGCGTCGTTTTGACGGGGGGTGCAACCAGTTATGTGTTTCACGCCTTTGGTAAAAACTATTTTTGGATAGAGGCCGATGTGTCGAGCACAGCCAATCCATCGATTTCTGTTTTTGTAGGAAGCCATTTTCGGATAATCAATTCCGCAGTTAGAAATCAGCCAATCTATGTGAGCAATGCAAGCCGGTTTCGAATCATTAATACAAAGGTAATCGATTCTTTATCAAATGGCATAGAACTTAACAGTTCGAATCAGTTCCAAGTAGCCCATGTCAGCACTGCAAATAGTGCCCAGCGGGGTGTCTACGTATCTGGTGGAACTGAGAACTCTTTTGTCAATATCACCAATATCAATAACGGCGATAGCGGCATTGAGTTCATTGGGTCGAGCCCCGTCACGGTTTCTGGTATTTTGAGTTCGAGCAATAAGGGTTACGCCTTACGCTACTTTCCAGGAGGTACAGCCTCTCACCTGACATCGTTCAATGATTTTCGCGGCTTTTATGCTTCGTCAAAGGCGGACATTTTATTAAATCAATTTTTGCGCTACGGGCACAGTTCGCTGGTATTGAATTTAAATAGCGTGGATAGCTCAACGTTTTCTCAGATCGCTATTTCGGATCCCGGGGAAGGAATAACTTCTACCACCAGCGACAACAACAAGTATACAAACAATATTTTATTGGCCGGCGCACCCACCTGCACGTCCTCGGGTGGTACCAACCCAGGTTTAGATTCGTCCTGCAACCTGACAGATGCCAGTGATGGAGTTCGGCGAACGGTCTTATCGCCGGCCAGTTCCTTTTTTGGTGAAGTGTCCTTCGATGCGACCAACGCTCATGGCGGTGTGAGTTTAACGGCGTATGCGTCTATAACTGATTGGCTTAACTTTGATAATATCTTTAGGGTGTGGGGGCGTAGCGGTTATGTCTACCCTTCGGTAAACCTCACCGACCAGTGCAATGCCGGTGATTGTCAGATATGGGATTTGAGACTTAAAAGTGGAGCTAGCGACTATTTAAACAAAAGCTATGATGGTCTCAATTCAAATTTGGCCTTTGTGGCCGGCCAAACCTGTCCGCCAGCGGTAGACGGTGATTACACATTGACCGATGAGCAGGCCCCAGCCAATACATTCTTAGTGAATGCCACAGAAATTCTTTTTGATTTTGAAGGTGATGATGATGGACTTTGCGAAAACAACGAGTCGTGCATTTACTCTCCCAATTTTGGCTTTTATCAAGGCGAGGGTGACTATAGGTTGCAGGGCACATGTACGTTTCAAGACGGCAGCGGAGGCAATCCCGTCACAGGGGTCAAGATGTTCGCATATCCTGTCAACGGCGCTTGAGAGCTAAGGTTTTTAATTTCGCGGGATCGTTGTGTGCAAAGGGTAAGTGGCTCCCAGCTAAAACCGACACGGGTAGATGAATCACAGGAATAACCTAGTCAAAAGATATTGTTTAAAAATCGGCCGGCATAATAAACCGTTAATTATCTTCCGTTGCCTCAGCTCATATTCATCAAAAAATCTCACCCCCTCAGAAGGTCACAGTGCACCATAAAATCAATGGCACGTTGATTAAGTCGGCAAACCTCTAGATACTTTTTATTAGAAGCCTCTGGGGTTCTGATACTGTGTTGTCGTAGTACAGAGATTTACCTAAAGCCAGTAGATGGAGCTGGCCTCTTTGGAGAAAACGTGAGTCAGCTTAACTTTAAAGCCGTGGATTCAGTTGAATTTTGGCGCATGGTACAACCTCATTTCAAGAGAGTGTTTGAACATCGCCGATCAAGATTTCCGGACCCTTTTTATAGTGATTTAGAAAAAGAGCGACTAAAAACTTTGCAGGCTAATTTAGATGGCCGTTATTCTCTCCATGTGTTGGCCTACCAGTCAGATCAGCTTGTTGGTTGGCATGTTGGGGAGCAAGAAGCTGCAGACACCTATTACATGCGAAACTCAGCTGTATTAGAAGAATATCGTGGCAAATCGTTTTATGAACAGATTCTCGGCCATGTTTTGAACGTTGTTGTTGCCGAAGGGTTTCAGGTGATCTCGAGCATTCATCATCCGAACAACCCAGCTGTTTTGATACCAAAACTGAGAAAAGGCTTCATCATCACTGCCACAGAGATGTCCGATTTGTTTGGTTTTCTTGTGCGTATGAAATATTTTGCCAATGAAGACCGTAAAAAATCATTTTTTGAGAGAATAGGTCTGACTTTTTGAGATACGATGGCAGTCCGGGATCACTCCAGACAGAAGGTTTGAAGGTTTAAAAAGCCATCTAGGAGGGCTGCCGCCGGCTAAATTACGAAGCCTGATTTTTCTTTTTTAAACGAAACTCCACTTTATACCCAGCAAGTTCTGCCAGTTGAAAGAGCTGGATTAGTTGCTTCGAGGCTTTATTTTCCTCAAGTAAACGGAAAACCTGAGCCGGGGAGGTTTTAAGAGCATCTGCGACCACTCGTGAAGAGAGCTGAGCTGCCGCTAACTTGTCCTTTAAGGAGGTTTTTAGTTGATTGATTGGGCCCCAATCATAGGAGGGGTCACAATGGTAAAGTACCAAGTCTGCTGGAAAATCAAAATGGGAGCCATCTTCAAGCTCGATAGTGGCGCCTTGGGAGCCCAAGTCTTTCTCAATCCGAATATTAGTCACGCGATTCTCAGTGCCAATTTCGTGGTCTTCAAAGACAGTAAAGGGTAGTATGTAGCTATTGGATTTCCTTCCTTCTTTGAGAGTGATCTCAAAAGCCTTCTTGCGGTAATTGGGCTGTATATCCTTAAAAATAGGACTTCTCATAGCACACCTTCTTTTCTCAACATTTCTAGGGCCTTCTTTGCTTTTGGAGTTAATTTGCCCTCCATAACTGACCAAGTGTCTACGTCAAACTTCAACATCCGTTGACCGTCTTCAAAAATATGTACATGACGTGGATCATGGTCATAGGCGTACATGATTACAATGACTCCGTTGCGCTTCCATCGGCCCATAAATTAGTGTAATCAAATGTGATACCACTTGTCAAGAAGCAAAGGGAGACCTTACCGATACACTGGCCGTGCCCTAGTCGATTTCAATGGGGACCTATTGTGAGGTTCCCATTCACTAAGTAGTAGGTGCAAAGTAAGCCTATTTGTCGCCCCGTGCACTCTGGCCCCATGCCTATTTTGGGGCGTCCTCATTTAGTTTGTATCTACGATATTTCTTAGAGTTGCTCCGTACTTGTGGTAAATCTCTACGCCAATCATGAACTTATTAGCACTCACACCCGGCAGTGAGGCCACCATCGAGAATTTCGCAGGTGACTCGCAGCAGCTGGAACGATTTTCTGAAATGGGCCTTTACCAAGGGATGCCGGTGAAGGTGATTCACAAAATGCCCTTTAAAGGGCCAGTGGTGGTGCTAGCTGGTCGATTTTTTATTGCTTTGCGTGAGGAGGAGGCTCAGTGCATCAAGATCCACATTCGCCCGTAGCGGCGCTGGTTGGGGCTCCAAACTCGGGAAAAACCACCTTATTTAATTGGCTCACTGGAGCCCGTTTTAAAGCTGTCAACTATCCGGGCGCCACAGTGGATTATGCAGTGGGGCGATCGCAATCTCGGTATGGCGACACTGTTACGCTCATCGATACTCCCGGGGCTTACAGCTTGTTTCCAAAGAGCCCCGATGAGCATGTGACCGTTGATGTTCTTTTTGGCGGAAAAATCGAAAAAATTGAGAAGGTGATTGTTGTGGTCGATGCCACCCAACTGTCACGGCATCTGTATTTAGCCCAGCAGGTGATTGACGCGGGCTTTGACGTGATACTGGCCGTGACCATGGTGGATCTTGTTCGCGCCGACGGCGGAGAGTTGAATCAAAA
Proteins encoded:
- a CDS encoding right-handed parallel beta-helix repeat-containing protein, producing MSPYKNGTLPKVKSISVFLVFLAALASCQLGDNRMHGKISSSGAATLEPPVNLVVTNTWIDRLALNWQPPSATVSAYRVTYAMGSVAPESCAGGVVVASPSFILDALVSDQEYSFAICSLDLATGEMSPLLAVTSHTLKAVSLSEVYVGNSNWNTYVDNDGLDPYSGTNTACSGAVTGFLGCLHGGEIRKVEVPTLASCGNYVARDSLGVFNWICQDSGTVTFYSTGLRLAKGLRDLLDGDGWFENHLIVGQPGQDEFATLMSSSWWTNPIEPLPPGSGALSTPGTIYYLAADRTDDTHELADGVAVVTAPGVVLTGGATSYVFHAFGKNYFWIEADVSSTANPSISVFVGSHFRIINSAVRNQPIYVSNASRFRIINTKVIDSLSNGIELNSSNQFQVAHVSTANSAQRGVYVSGGTENSFVNITNINNGDSGIEFIGSSPVTVSGILSSSNKGYALRYFPGGTASHLTSFNDFRGFYASSKADILLNQFLRYGHSSLVLNLNSVDSSTFSQIAISDPGEGITSTTSDNNKYTNNILLAGAPTCTSSGGTNPGLDSSCNLTDASDGVRRTVLSPASSFFGEVSFDATNAHGGVSLTAYASITDWLNFDNIFRVWGRSGYVYPSVNLTDQCNAGDCQIWDLRLKSGASDYLNKSYDGLNSNLAFVAGQTCPPAVDGDYTLTDEQAPANTFLVNATEILFDFEGDDDGLCENNESCIYSPNFGFYQGEGDYRLQGTCTFQDGSGGNPVTGVKMFAYPVNGA
- a CDS encoding ferrous iron transport protein A, producing the protein MNLLALTPGSEATIENFAGDSQQLERFSEMGLYQGMPVKVIHKMPFKGPVVVLAGRFFIALREEEAQCIKIHIRP
- a CDS encoding DUF4160 domain-containing protein, which produces MGRWKRNGVIVIMYAYDHDPRHVHIFEDGQRMLKFDVDTWSVMEGKLTPKAKKALEMLRKEGVL
- a CDS encoding GNAT family N-acetyltransferase — encoded protein: MSQLNFKAVDSVEFWRMVQPHFKRVFEHRRSRFPDPFYSDLEKERLKTLQANLDGRYSLHVLAYQSDQLVGWHVGEQEAADTYYMRNSAVLEEYRGKSFYEQILGHVLNVVVAEGFQVISSIHHPNNPAVLIPKLRKGFIITATEMSDLFGFLVRMKYFANEDRKKSFFERIGLTF